A window of the Quadrisphaera sp. DSM 44207 genome harbors these coding sequences:
- a CDS encoding histidinol-phosphate transaminase: protein MAARPTAAPPSTSPRLREALAALPGYRPGRPAPTGPDGASYKISSNENPYPPLPAVLEVVQAAAAQLNRYPDLTSADLVDALARALDVPREHVVVGPGSVAVLGQVLQAVCGPGDEVVHAWRSFEAYPIVVALSGGTAVGVPLGAGGRHDLRAMADAVTERTRLVIVCSPNNPTGPAVGADELEELLDRVPDDVLVLLDEAYAEFVRDPAAADGLRAYRHRPNLAVLRTFSKAYGLAGLRVGYAVAHPPVAEALRKTAVPFGVSSIASLAAVASLAVREELMARVAALVAERERVAGALAAQGWALPRSEANFLWLPLGEGAEAFAAACEAAGLSVRPFPGEGVRATVAEPQAGDRLLGVAARWRAEHAS from the coding sequence ATGGCCGCCCGCCCGACCGCCGCCCCGCCGTCCACCTCGCCGCGCCTGCGCGAGGCGCTCGCGGCGCTGCCCGGCTACCGGCCCGGGCGCCCGGCGCCCACGGGCCCGGACGGCGCCTCCTACAAGATCTCCTCGAACGAGAACCCGTACCCGCCGCTGCCCGCGGTGCTCGAGGTGGTGCAGGCGGCGGCCGCCCAGCTCAACCGCTACCCGGACCTGACGTCCGCGGACCTCGTCGACGCCCTGGCGCGCGCCCTCGACGTCCCGCGCGAGCACGTCGTCGTCGGCCCCGGCAGCGTGGCCGTCCTCGGGCAGGTGCTGCAGGCGGTGTGCGGCCCGGGCGACGAGGTGGTCCACGCCTGGCGGTCCTTCGAGGCCTACCCGATCGTCGTGGCGCTGTCGGGGGGCACGGCGGTGGGGGTGCCCCTGGGCGCCGGCGGCCGCCACGACCTGCGCGCGATGGCGGACGCCGTCACCGAGCGCACCCGCCTGGTCATCGTCTGCTCGCCCAACAACCCGACCGGCCCCGCCGTGGGTGCCGATGAGCTCGAGGAGCTGCTCGACCGCGTGCCCGACGACGTCCTCGTGCTGCTCGACGAGGCGTACGCGGAGTTCGTGCGCGACCCCGCGGCGGCCGACGGCCTGCGCGCCTACCGCCACCGCCCGAACCTCGCCGTCCTGCGCACGTTCTCCAAGGCGTACGGCCTCGCGGGGCTGCGCGTGGGCTACGCCGTCGCGCACCCGCCGGTGGCCGAGGCGCTGCGCAAGACGGCGGTGCCGTTCGGGGTCTCCTCGATCGCCTCGCTGGCCGCCGTCGCCTCCCTCGCCGTGCGGGAGGAGCTGATGGCCCGCGTGGCGGCCCTCGTCGCAGAGCGCGAGCGGGTGGCCGGCGCCCTCGCCGCCCAGGGGTGGGCGCTGCCCCGCTCGGAGGCGAACTTCCTGTGGCTGCCGCTGGGGGAGGGCGCCGAGGCCTTCGCCGCCGCCTGCGAGGCCGCCGGCCTGTCGGTGCGGCCGTTCCCCGGGGAGGGCGTGCGCGCCACGGTCGCCGAGCCGCAGGCGGGGGACCGGCTGCTCGGGGTCGCCGCCCGGTGGCGGGCCGAACACGCCTCGTGA